The following proteins are co-located in the Macadamia integrifolia cultivar HAES 741 chromosome 3, SCU_Mint_v3, whole genome shotgun sequence genome:
- the LOC122073746 gene encoding probable calcium-binding protein CML41, giving the protein MATSVLSKQTLSKWFSNKSFVLSAHRLHHHSKQESNDELQQTFRRLDTNGNGKVEGFELRSYFASIREFMSPNEAQGVINELDAAGGDDLTLDFDDFVKLMEREGGDDDLKRGFDMFALKGSGSITTEGLQKIFSRLGNKMSNEECKTIIQAFDLNGDGVIDFSEFQQLMA; this is encoded by the coding sequence ATGGCAACTTCTGTTCTTTCCAAGCAAACATTATCCAAATGGTTCTCCAACAAGAGCTTCGTGCTAAGTGCACATCGCCTTCATCATCATTCCAAACAGGAATCAAACGATGAACTCCAACAAACATTTCGTCGATTGGACACTAACGGTAACGGAAAGGTCGAAGGCTTTGAACTCAGATCCTACTTTGCCTCCATAAGGGAGTTCATGTCACCTAATGAGGCTCAAGGTGTGATCAATGAACTGGATGCAGCAGGCGGCGACGATTTGACGCTAGATTTTGACGATTTTGTGAAGTTGATGGAACGTGAAGGTGGGGATGATGATCTGAAAAGAGGGTTTGATATGTTCGCATTGAAGGGTTCTGGGTCCATTACAACAGAAGGCTTGCAGAAGATCTTCAGTCGCCTTGGCAACAAAATGTCCAATGAAGAGTGCAAGACCATCATACAGGCATTCGACCTTAACGGCGACGGTGTGATTGATTTCTCTGAGTTCCAGCAGTTGATGGCTTAA